A single region of the Brienomyrus brachyistius isolate T26 chromosome 10, BBRACH_0.4, whole genome shotgun sequence genome encodes:
- the psmd10 gene encoding 26S proteasome non-ATPase regulatory subunit 10, whose translation MEGSVSNLEVCNFAYAGKFDQLKQCILSDKSLATKTDQDHRTALHWACSAGHTDIVQFLLNFGVEVNLKDDACWTPLHIAASAGRDEIVRALISKGAELNPVNQNGCTPLHYAASKDRYEIALMLLENGADPNVTDKLDSTPLHRASAKGNYRLIQLLLKQSASTNIQDSQGNTALHLACDEERVEAAKLLVEHGASIYIENKEEKTPLQMAKGSLGTILKRIVEG comes from the exons ATGGAAGGTTCAGTGTCGAATTTAGAAGTTTGCAATTTTGCTTATGCTGGGAAGTTTGACCAGTTAAAACAGTGCATACTGTCTGATAAATCACTGGCTACCAAAACAGACCAG GACCACAGAACCGCTCTTCACTGGGCATGTTCAGCGGGTCACACTGATATAGTACAATTCCTGTTGAATTTTGGGGTCGAGGTTAATCTTAAAGATGAT GCATGTTGGACACCACTACACATCGCAGCATCTGCTGGCAGAGACGAAATCGTGAGAGCGTTGATAAGCAAAGGAGCAGAGCTGAACCCTGTCAACCAGAATGGCTGTACACCACTGCACTACGCTGCCTCTAAGGACAGATATGAG attgCCCTTATGTTGTTGGAAAATGGAGCCGACCCCAATGTCACAGACAAGTTGGACTCTACTCCCCTGCACAGAGCTTCTGCAAAAGGAAACTACCGTCTCATACAGCTTCTCCTGAAGCAGAGTGCTTCCACAAATATCCAGGATTCCCAAGGAAACACAGCCCT ACACCTGGCATGTGATGAAGAGCGTGTGGAGGCCGCCAAGCTGCTCGTAGAACACGGCGCCAGTATCTATATTGAGAATAAGGAGGAAAAGACTCCACTGCAGATGGCAAAAGGCAGCCTGGGTACCATACTTAAGCGAATTGTGGAGGGCTGA
- the nxt2 gene encoding NTF2-related export protein 2, with translation MQAYLHERYAGSLSHVRTLISGLRLHERETIELNCFKPSSILMASTVDFRTHVDQSCRYSEEFVNIYYDCMDKKRRHLTRLYLDKATLVWNGNAVSGHDALGEFFESLPSSEFQVHTLDCQPVHDQATQGQTTLLVITGGSVKFDGNKQHYFNQNFLLTAQASPTSDQPVWKIASDCFRFQDWAS, from the exons ATGCAGGCGTACTTGCATGAAAGATACGCTGGCAGCCTGTCTCACGTACGAACGCTAATATCGGGCTTGAGACTGCACGAGCGGGAGACTATTGAACTTAATTGTTTTAAACCATCTAGCATACTCATGGCCTCAACAGTA GATTTCAGGACGCACGTAGATCAATCATGTAGATATTCTGAGGAATTTGTCAATATTTATTATGACTGCATGGACAAGAAAAGGAGG CACCTTACAAGACTATACCTGGACAAAGCCACTCTCGTGTGGAACGGTAATGCCGTCTCTGGCCACGATGCCCTAGGGGAATTTTTCGAGTCCCTGCCATCAAGTGAATTCCAGGTTCACACACTGGATTGCCAACCAGTGCATG ATCAAGCAACCCAAGGACAGACAACTCTGTTGGTAATTACTGGAGGGTCTGTCAAGTTTGATGGCAACAAACAGCACTATTTTAACCAGAACTTTCTTTTGACCGCTCAAGCATCCCCAACAAGCGACCAGCCTGTGTGGAAGATAGCAAGTGACTGTTTCAGATTCCAAGACTGGGCCAGCTGA